A stretch of the Acyrthosiphon pisum isolate AL4f chromosome A2, pea_aphid_22Mar2018_4r6ur, whole genome shotgun sequence genome encodes the following:
- the LOC100168162 gene encoding 39S ribosomal protein L4, mitochondrial, which produces MLLNCLAKQIRALPSTFTAACRLSTVAVENSEFNEIEEPPMVYGGYTELRQAWVSNLDTIKENPSTIIDLHPQVFGSRPRIDIIHENVVWQKKYKYVSYANTKVTAEVNMSSKKPWPQKGQGRARHGTRRSPLFRGGSVIHGPRSHTTHFYMLPFYKRVYGLTSTLSVKLIQDDLHVVNNLDIPTDDPGYINDLVDSRLWGPSVLFIDDTDTMPKNISLALNQIKHMNLMPVYGLNVYSMLKYETLVLTVAAVKKIQERLLYQLHRPDGHQATRKFMLNKQN; this is translated from the exons atgttgttaaattgtTTGGCAAAACAAATTCGAGCTCTACCGTCGACATTCACAGCGGCATGTCGGTTGTCTACTGTGGCAGTTGAAAACTCGGAGTTCA ATGAAATTGAAGAGCCGCCAATGGTATATGGCGGATACACAGAATTACGCCAGGCATGGGTGTCTAATTTGGATACTATAAAGGAAAATCCTTCTACCATCATAGATTTGCATCCCCAAGTGTTTGGATCGAGACCAAGAATTGATATAATACACGAAAATGTTGTGTggcaaaaaaaatacaaatatgtt AGTTATGCAAATACCAAAGTTACAGCAGAGGTAAACATGAGCAGTAAAAAACCATGGCCACAAAAGGGTCAAGGACGTGCACGACACGGTACTAGACGTTCTCCGCTATTCAGAGGTGGATCTGTTATACACGGACCACGCTCTCATACAACTCATTTTTATATGCTTCCGTTTTACAAAAGAGTGTATGGTCTTACGTCAACGTTATCTGTCAAGCTTATTcag gaTGATTTACACGTAGTCAACAATTTGGATATACCTACAGACGATCCTGGATACATCAATGATTTAGTTGATTCAAGACTATGGGGACCTTCAGTTCTATTTATTGACGA taccGATACAATGCCAAAGAATATCAGCTTAGCATTGAACCAAATCAAACACATGAATCTGATGCCAGTTTATG gttTGAACGTGTACAGCATGCTAAAATATGAAACCCTCGTTTTGACTGTAGCtgcagttaaaaaaattcaagaacgACTCCTTTACCAATTACATAGGCCTGATGGTCATCAAGCTACAAGAAAATTCATGTTAAATAAGcagaattaa
- the LOC100163360 gene encoding phenylalanine--tRNA ligase alpha subunit, with translation MDSEQLLKLVDIKGSISTWDISKENNIDHQKIIGVVNSILALGNIITADPVTSKYWELTEEGESVALNGSYEVNLYNAVPSDGIHQKELMAIPNAKIGFSQAMSKGWIVIDRAANKVVKKVDSVVDKVKEDLIELKASHDQISESEKLDYKKRKLIREVVIKSFTLGKGPEFTTSIVKLETELTTEMILSGSWKSTPFKLYNFEALGQPQSAGCLHPLLKVRSDFRQIFLEMGFTEMPTNNFVESSFWNFDALFQPQQHPARDSHDTFFLENPQTSENFPQEYLNKVKTVHSKGGYGSQGYGYDWSLDEAKKNVLRTHTTAVSARMLYGLAKDFKPTKYFSIDRVFRNETLDATHLAEFQQVEGVIADYNLTLGDLIGVLHMFFERLGMTEIKFKPAYNPYTEPSMEIFCYHQGLKKWIEIGNSGMFRPEMLLPMGLPEKVNVIAWGLSLERPTMIKYGINNIRDLVGPRVNLQMVQDNPICRLDK, from the exons atggATTCAGAACAGTTGTTAAAACTTGTGGATATTAAAGGTTCCATTAGCACATGGGACATAAGCaaagaaaacaatattgatcatcaaaaaataattggtgTTGTCAATAGCATATTGGCATTGGGAAATATTATTACTGCCGATCCAGTAACAAGTAAGTACTGGGAACTTACTGAAGAAGGAGAATCAGTTGCATTGAATGGTAGTTATGAGGTAAACCTATATAACGCTGTTCCATCTGATGGGATACATCAAAAGGAATTAATGGCAATACCAAATGCAAAAATTGGATTCAGCCAAGCAATGTCAAAGGGTTGGATAGTAATTGATCGAGCGGCAAATAAAGTGGTGAAAAAAGTCGATTCAGTCGTTGATAAGGTTAAAGAAGATTTGATAGAACTGAAAGCATCTCATGATCAAATTTCTGAGTCGGAAAAGTTGGATtataaaaaacgaaaacttatTCGTGAAGTAGTCATTAAAAGTTTTACATTAG GTAAGGGTCCAGAATTTACAACATCTATTGTAAAATTAGAAACTGAACTAACTACAGAAATGATATTATCTGGTTCATGGAAATCAACTCCATTTAAGCTTTACAATTTTGAAGCTTTAGGCCAACCACAATCTGCTGGTTGCTTACATCCATTATTGAAAGTTCGCTCAGACTTTCGTCAAATATTTCTTGAAATGGGTTTTACTGAAATgccaactaataattttgttgaGAGCTCGTTTTGGAATTTTGATGCATTATTTCAACCTCAACAACATCCAGCAAGAGACTCccatgatactttttttttggagaACCCTCAAACTAGTGAAAACTTTCCTCAAGAATATTTAAACAAGGTAAAAACAGTACATTCTAAGGGTGGCTATGGTTCCCAAGGATATGGCTATGACTGGTCTTTGGACGAAgctaagaaaaatgtattgagaACCCATACTACAGCCGTAAGTGCTCGTATGTTGTATGGCTTAGCTAAAGATTTTAAACCGACTAAGTACTTTAGTATCGACAGAGTATTCCGAAATGAGACTTTGGATGCTACTCATTTGGCAGAGTTTCAACAAGTAGAAGGAGTAATAGCTGATTACAATTTAACTTTGGGAGATTTGATTGGAGTTCTGCACATGTTTTTTGAACGATTAGGAATgactgaaataaaatttaaacctGCTTACAATCCATACACAGAACCTAGTAtggaaatattttgttatcaccAAGGACTAAAAAAATGGATTGAAATTGGCAACTCTGGAATGTTTCGTCCTGAAATGCTATTACCAATGGGCTTACCAGAAAAAGTAAATGTTATAGCTTGGGGTTTATCATTAGAAAGACCAACTATGATTAAATATGGCATCAACAATATTAGAGATCTAGTCGGACCTAGGGTTAATTTACAAATGGTACAAGATAACCCAATTTGTAGAttagacaaataa
- the LOC100159275 gene encoding ribonuclease ZC3H12A isoform X1: protein MDRSGPLPPPGASDVTLSVDSSKGRLVVDRMDSIRNLFGCELRIVNRGGGTSAPAVVFAVTMLDEYDKAPDDRLIDRLKCYVDSLDELQLQTLDECSNDDSSYDSDFGGDDDAVGGPHFGGHHDDVSRTTSDTLGAEYAEYVSAAAYKSRVDFALKLGYTERLVQTAISKLGPEPTQDQLLAELIKLGAQCGHRLHCESDGEEAQSNNTNDSLLSPQAPKLRHVVIDGSNVAMSHGNKETFSCRGIKICVDWFRMRGHTDITVFVPKWRKEASRPDNRRIIDQDILTELERARMLVFTPSREIGGKRMVCYDDRYILRLASELDGVVVSNDNYRDLANESPAFRSVVQNNILMYSFVNDRFMPPDDPLGRSGPTLDVFLRSKAPGVGLTAVSAETCPYGKKCTYGNKCKFSHPERGLQPVKSVTERLMEHAQRQGSAGRQIKGKSVSLPLQQSGCNNQQKKPLARTMSNVPPTTTHHNHSNHPHWVGGGAWTTTPPSPNNYRSKPAESSESEDCSNLHHKLQRQLTLNPTYDPRLVHLRQSQHCNVTRIASAPPVPMMRPQPSMNLPPHTMVAASCSDPQIFPGYHEARQKLYYHLSSIFPEEQVSAAMQYYPNETNPQKICAAILNMFSKT, encoded by the exons ATGGACCGCTCCGGACCACTGCCGCCGCCCGGCGCCTCCGACGTAACGCTGTCGGTGGACAGTTCCAAGGGACGTCTGGTGGTCGACCGGATGGACTCCATCAGGAACCTGTTCGGGTGTGAGTTGCGGATCGTCAACCGTGGTGGCGGGACGTCCGCGCCGGCGGTGGTTTTCGCCGTTACCATGCTGGACGAATACGACAAGGCGCCGGACGATCGTTTGATCGATCGGCTAAAG TGTTACGTGGACTCGTTGGACGAACTGCAGCTGCAGACATTGGACGAGTGCAGCAACGACGATTCGAGCTACGACTCGGACTTTGGAGGCGACGACGATGCCGTCGGCGGACCACACTTTGGCGGCCACCACGACGACGTCAGCCGTACCACGTCGGACACGCTCGGTGCAGAGTACGCGGAATACGTGAGCGCGGCCGCGTACAAGTCGAGGGTGGACTTTGCGCTTAAGCTCGGCTACACCGAACGTCTGGTGCAGACGGCAATCAGCAAGCTGGGCCCCGAACCCACACAGGATCAACTGTTAGCC GAACTGATCAAGCTCGGAGCGCAATGTGGTCATAGGTTGCACTGCGAGTCGGACGGCGAAGAAGCGCAGTCGAATAACACCAACGACTCGTTGCTTAGTCCCCAAGCGCCCAAACTCCGGCACGTCGTCATCGACGGTAGCAACGTCGCCATGAG CCACGGAAACAAAGAAACGTTCTCTTGTCGAGGCATTAAAATCTGCGTTGATTGGTTCCGGATGAGGGGCCACACGGACATCACAGTGTTTGTGCCGAAGTGGCGAAAAGAAGCTTCGAGGCCCGACAACAGGAGGATCATTG ACCAAGATATCCTGACGGAATTGGAGCGCGCTAGGATGCTGGTTTTCACCCCTTCCAGAGAAATCGGCGGCAAGCGCATGGTGTGCTACGACGATCGGTACATTCTGCGTTTGGCCTCGGAACTAGACGGCGTTGTCGTGTCGAACGACAACTACCGAGATCTGGCCAACGAGAGTCCTGCGTTCCGTTCGGTCGTGCAAAACAACATACTCATGTACTCTTTCGTCAACGACAG GTTCATGCCGCCGGACGATCCGCTGGGCCGTTCAGGTCCTACTCTAGACGTGTTCCTCCGGAGCAAAGCGCCGGGCGTCGGTCTGACAGCCGTCAGCGCGGAGACGTGTCCGTACGGCAAAAAGTGCACGTACGGCAACAAATGCAAGTTCAGTCACCCCGAGCGTGGTCTGCAGCCCGTCAAGTCCGTTACCGAGCGACTGATGGAACACGCGCAGCGGCAGGGCTCGGCCGGCCGACAGATCAAGGGTAAGTCTGTTAGCCTGCCGCTGCAGCAGTCCGGCTGCAACAACCAGCAGAAGAAGCCGCTGGCTCGGACTATGTCCAACGTCCCGCCGACGACCACCCACCACAATCACTCCAACCACCCGCACTGGGTGGGCGGCGGAGCGTGGACGACGACGCCGCCGAGCCCGAACAACTACAGGAGCAAGCCCGCCGAGTCATCAGAGTCCGAGGACTGCAGCAACTTGCACCACAAGCTGCAACGGCAGCTCACGCTGAACCCGACCTACGACCCAAGACTGGTTCATCTGCGGCAGAGCCAGCACTGCAATGTGACGAGGATAGCGTCAGCGCCGCCTGTGCCCATGATGCGGCCGCAGCCGTCGATGAACTTGCCACCGCACACGATGGTGGCTGCCAGCTGTTCGGATCCGCAGATATTTCCCGGTTACCACGAAGCCAGGCAAAAGCTGTACTATCATTTATCATCGATATTCCCTGAGGAACAGGTGTCAGCAGCCATGCAGTACTACCCGAACGAGACTAACCCACAGAAGATTTGTGCGGCTATCTTGAACATGTTCTCGAAGACATGA
- the LOC100159275 gene encoding probable ribonuclease ZC3H12C isoform X2: MTFTGVLRCYVDSLDELQLQTLDECSNDDSSYDSDFGGDDDAVGGPHFGGHHDDVSRTTSDTLGAEYAEYVSAAAYKSRVDFALKLGYTERLVQTAISKLGPEPTQDQLLAELIKLGAQCGHRLHCESDGEEAQSNNTNDSLLSPQAPKLRHVVIDGSNVAMSHGNKETFSCRGIKICVDWFRMRGHTDITVFVPKWRKEASRPDNRRIIDQDILTELERARMLVFTPSREIGGKRMVCYDDRYILRLASELDGVVVSNDNYRDLANESPAFRSVVQNNILMYSFVNDRFMPPDDPLGRSGPTLDVFLRSKAPGVGLTAVSAETCPYGKKCTYGNKCKFSHPERGLQPVKSVTERLMEHAQRQGSAGRQIKGKSVSLPLQQSGCNNQQKKPLARTMSNVPPTTTHHNHSNHPHWVGGGAWTTTPPSPNNYRSKPAESSESEDCSNLHHKLQRQLTLNPTYDPRLVHLRQSQHCNVTRIASAPPVPMMRPQPSMNLPPHTMVAASCSDPQIFPGYHEARQKLYYHLSSIFPEEQVSAAMQYYPNETNPQKICAAILNMFSKT, encoded by the exons ATGACTTTTACCGGCGTACTTCGG TGTTACGTGGACTCGTTGGACGAACTGCAGCTGCAGACATTGGACGAGTGCAGCAACGACGATTCGAGCTACGACTCGGACTTTGGAGGCGACGACGATGCCGTCGGCGGACCACACTTTGGCGGCCACCACGACGACGTCAGCCGTACCACGTCGGACACGCTCGGTGCAGAGTACGCGGAATACGTGAGCGCGGCCGCGTACAAGTCGAGGGTGGACTTTGCGCTTAAGCTCGGCTACACCGAACGTCTGGTGCAGACGGCAATCAGCAAGCTGGGCCCCGAACCCACACAGGATCAACTGTTAGCC GAACTGATCAAGCTCGGAGCGCAATGTGGTCATAGGTTGCACTGCGAGTCGGACGGCGAAGAAGCGCAGTCGAATAACACCAACGACTCGTTGCTTAGTCCCCAAGCGCCCAAACTCCGGCACGTCGTCATCGACGGTAGCAACGTCGCCATGAG CCACGGAAACAAAGAAACGTTCTCTTGTCGAGGCATTAAAATCTGCGTTGATTGGTTCCGGATGAGGGGCCACACGGACATCACAGTGTTTGTGCCGAAGTGGCGAAAAGAAGCTTCGAGGCCCGACAACAGGAGGATCATTG ACCAAGATATCCTGACGGAATTGGAGCGCGCTAGGATGCTGGTTTTCACCCCTTCCAGAGAAATCGGCGGCAAGCGCATGGTGTGCTACGACGATCGGTACATTCTGCGTTTGGCCTCGGAACTAGACGGCGTTGTCGTGTCGAACGACAACTACCGAGATCTGGCCAACGAGAGTCCTGCGTTCCGTTCGGTCGTGCAAAACAACATACTCATGTACTCTTTCGTCAACGACAG GTTCATGCCGCCGGACGATCCGCTGGGCCGTTCAGGTCCTACTCTAGACGTGTTCCTCCGGAGCAAAGCGCCGGGCGTCGGTCTGACAGCCGTCAGCGCGGAGACGTGTCCGTACGGCAAAAAGTGCACGTACGGCAACAAATGCAAGTTCAGTCACCCCGAGCGTGGTCTGCAGCCCGTCAAGTCCGTTACCGAGCGACTGATGGAACACGCGCAGCGGCAGGGCTCGGCCGGCCGACAGATCAAGGGTAAGTCTGTTAGCCTGCCGCTGCAGCAGTCCGGCTGCAACAACCAGCAGAAGAAGCCGCTGGCTCGGACTATGTCCAACGTCCCGCCGACGACCACCCACCACAATCACTCCAACCACCCGCACTGGGTGGGCGGCGGAGCGTGGACGACGACGCCGCCGAGCCCGAACAACTACAGGAGCAAGCCCGCCGAGTCATCAGAGTCCGAGGACTGCAGCAACTTGCACCACAAGCTGCAACGGCAGCTCACGCTGAACCCGACCTACGACCCAAGACTGGTTCATCTGCGGCAGAGCCAGCACTGCAATGTGACGAGGATAGCGTCAGCGCCGCCTGTGCCCATGATGCGGCCGCAGCCGTCGATGAACTTGCCACCGCACACGATGGTGGCTGCCAGCTGTTCGGATCCGCAGATATTTCCCGGTTACCACGAAGCCAGGCAAAAGCTGTACTATCATTTATCATCGATATTCCCTGAGGAACAGGTGTCAGCAGCCATGCAGTACTACCCGAACGAGACTAACCCACAGAAGATTTGTGCGGCTATCTTGAACATGTTCTCGAAGACATGA
- the LOC100165418 gene encoding uncharacterized protein C16orf52 homolog A isoform X1 — MDKLTVISGTLFLLADVFAIVSLAMPDWIITDVGGDTRLGLMWTCMTLFNRPQVCFTPDLRLEWLLALVSIFIGCICITTTIILLASSHWDRNVIPYARWVGFTAMVLFCFAAVVFPMGFHIPEIGGQPYQLPNSHQVGISYILFVLSLWVTVISELFAGKVCLPHF; from the exons ATGGACAAACTTACTGTTATTTCGGGAACTTTGTTCTTATTGGCCGATGTATTTGCAATCGTCAGTTTGGCAATGCCTGACTGGATCATAACCGATGTAGGAG GTGACACCAGATTGGGTTTGATGTGGACGTGTATGACCCTCTTTAACAGACCACAAGTGTGTTTCACTCCTGATCTGAGACTCGAATGGTTACTGGCTTTAGTCAGTATTTTCATTGGGTGTATATGTATAACTACCACCATAATTTTGCTGGCCTCTTCACATTGGGACCGAAATGTTATACCATATGCACGTTGGGTAGGATTTACTGCCA tggTACTATTTTGTTTTGCTGCCGTTGTATTTCCCATGGGTTTTCATATACCAGAGATTGGCGGTCAACCATATCAACTACCAAATAGTCATCAAGTTggcatttcatatattttatttgtgttgtcACTCTGGGTAACTGTAATATCTGAGTTATTTGCTGGAAAAGTATGTTTACCCCATTTTTAA
- the LOC100165418 gene encoding uncharacterized protein C16orf52 homolog A (The RefSeq protein has 1 frameshift compared to this genomic sequence), translating to MDKLTVISGTLFLLADVFAIVSLAMPDWIITDVGGDTRLGLMWTCMTLFNRPQVCFTPDLRLEWLLALVSIFIGCICITTTIILLASSHWDRNVIPYARWVGLLPWYYFVLLPLYFPWVFIYQRLAVNHINYQIVIKLAFHIFYLCCHSG from the exons ATGGACAAACTTACTGTTATTTCGGGAACTTTGTTCTTATTGGCCGATGTATTTGCAATCGTCAGTTTGGCAATGCCTGACTGGATCATAACCGATGTAGGAG GTGACACCAGATTGGGTTTGATGTGGACGTGTATGACCCTCTTTAACAGACCACAAGTGTGTTTCACTCCTGATCTGAGACTCGAATGGTTACTGGCTTTAGTCAGTATTTTCATTGGGTGTATATGTATAACTACCACCATAATTTTGCTGGCCTCTTCACATTGGGACCGAAATGTTATACCATATGCACGTTGGGTAGGATT ACTGCCA tggTACTATTTTGTTTTGCTGCCGTTGTATTTCCCATGGGTTTTCATATACCAGAGATTGGCGGTCAACCATATCAACTACCAAATAGTCATCAAGTTggcatttcatatattttatttgtgttgtcACTCTGGGTAA
- the LOC100165418 gene encoding uncharacterized protein C16orf52 homolog A isoform X2: MWTCMTLFNRPQVCFTPDLRLEWLLALVSIFIGCICITTTIILLASSHWDRNVIPYARWVGFTAMVLFCFAAVVFPMGFHIPEIGGQPYQLPNSHQVGISYILFVLSLWVTVISELFAGKVCLPHF; this comes from the exons ATGTGGACGTGTATGACCCTCTTTAACAGACCACAAGTGTGTTTCACTCCTGATCTGAGACTCGAATGGTTACTGGCTTTAGTCAGTATTTTCATTGGGTGTATATGTATAACTACCACCATAATTTTGCTGGCCTCTTCACATTGGGACCGAAATGTTATACCATATGCACGTTGGGTAGGATTTACTGCCA tggTACTATTTTGTTTTGCTGCCGTTGTATTTCCCATGGGTTTTCATATACCAGAGATTGGCGGTCAACCATATCAACTACCAAATAGTCATCAAGTTggcatttcatatattttatttgtgttgtcACTCTGGGTAACTGTAATATCTGAGTTATTTGCTGGAAAAGTATGTTTACCCCATTTTTAA
- the LOC100167458 gene encoding pre-mRNA-processing factor 17: MLNLKEYGSSSDEEGITKDETPLETPFNNEISVHELSAKFAVNAAPNVLPPAHDTSVQYLDVGTKEITRNMKYEELFTPVAGPENPFLTQQQKAPKNMMTGFVEKAHISDFMFETQRRTFHSFGYALDPTVDSNEIIGRKPDDTDEFKTVFESVPKRPADKRKRHKNDKPEDIDGYLGPWGCYVDEEKISKPEGEDAIAIEEFLAKKHKRGKKVEDKSFKEKSILHIKDPVDYQGRSFLHIPQDVGVNLKSNAPPDRCFLPKAHIHTWQGHTKGISAIRWFPRSAHLLMSCSMDCRVKLWDVYRDRKCIRTYIGHTQAVRDTCFNNKGTKFLSAAYDRYVKLWDTETGDCIKSFTNHKVLYCVKFNPEEEKQHLFVAGTADKKIVCWDTRSGNIVQEYERHLGAVNSITFVDENRRFVTTSDDKSLRVWEWDIPVDMKYIADPTMHSMPSVTIAPNKKWLACQSMDNKIVIFSAMNRFKVNRKKSFSGHMVAGYACSLDFSPDMSYLVSGDADGKVFIWDWKTSRLYTKWKAHDNVCIAALWHPHEPSKVATAGWDGLIKYWD, from the exons ATGTTGAATTTAAAAGAATATGGTAGCAGTAGTGATGAAGAAGGTATAACGAAAGATGAAACACCTCTAGAAACaccttttaataatgaaataagtgTTCATGAATTAAGTGCAAAGTTTGCAGTAAATGCAGCTCCAAATGTTTTGCCACCa gcaCATGATACATCGGTTCAGTATCTTGATGTTGGAACTAAAGAAATAACACGGAATATGAAGTATGAAGAGCTTTTTACACCAGTCGCTGGAccagaaaatcctttcttaacACAACAACAAAAAGCGCCTAAGAACATGATGACTGGATTTGTTGAGAAAGCACATATTAGTGATTTCATGTTTGAAACTCAAAGAAGAACATTTCATAGTTTTG GTTATGCTTTGGATCCTACAGTCGATTCCAATGAAATTATTGGTCGTAAGCCTGACGATACCGATGAATTTAAAACAGTATTTGAATCCGTGCCGAAAAGGCCAGCTGATAAAAGAAAACGTCATAAAAATGACAAACCAGAAGATATTGATGGATATCTAGGACCTTGGGGATGTTATGTTGATGAGGAGAAAATATCAAAACCAGAAGGA GAAGATGCTATTGCTATTGAAGAATTCCTTGCAAAAAAACATAAACGCGGCAAAAAAGTTGAAGATAAAAGCTTCAAAGAAAAATCAATTCTgcata ttaaagATCCTGTTGATTATCAAGGAcgttcatttttacatattccACAAGATGTAGGTGTTAATCTTAAATCAAATGCGCCTCCTGATAGATGTTTCCTTCCTAAAGCACATATACATACATGGCAGGGTCATACTAAAGGTATATCAGCTATTAGATGGTTCCCGAGGTCTGCTCATTTACTTATGTCTTGCAGCATGGATTGTAGAGTTAAG ttgtggGATGTCTATAGGGATAGAAAGTGTATTCGAACTTATATAGGTCATACACAAGCTGTCAGAGATACATGTTTCAACAATAAAGGAACAAAATTTTTATCAGcag cATATGATCGGTATGTTAAATTATGGGACACAGAAACTGGAGACTGCATAAAAAGTTTTACAAATCATAAAGTACTGTATTGTGTAAAATTCAACCCGGAAGAAGAGaaacaacatttatttgttGCTGGTACTgctgataaaaaaattgtttgt TGGGACACTAGATCAGGAAATATTGTTCAAGAATATGAACGACATTTGGGAGCAGTAAACAGTATCACCTTTGTTGATGAAAATAGACGATTTGTCACAACATCTGATGATAAAAGTCTCCGTGTTTGGGAATG gGACATACCAGTGGATATGAAGTATATAGCTGATCCAACCATGCATTCAATGCCAAGTGTAACAATTGCaccaaataaaaaatggttGGCTTGTCAAAGTAtggataataaaatagttatattctCGGCAATGAATCGTTTCAAAGTGAATAGAAAAAAGAGTTTTTCCGGCCATATGGTGGCAGGGTATGCCTGTTCATTAGACTTTTCACCTGATATgag TTACCTAGTCTCAGGAGATGCTGATGGAAAAGTATTTATTTGGGATTGGAAAACTAGTCGTTTGTATACAAAATGGAAAGCACACGACAATGTGTGTATTGCTGCGTTATGGCATCCACATGAGCCTAGCAAAGTGGCAACTGCTGGATGGGATGGACTGATCAAATATTGGGATTAA